A window from Candidatus Nitrospira neomarina encodes these proteins:
- a CDS encoding Tll0287-like domain-containing protein, whose amino-acid sequence MGLRILSIGIVLGAMVCTGGWESAHAAGEEESEVRMAPGTEVNFSPEVVAGYIHTVIAADRALYTTHVVDRMQENRIVIAAEAWKQRKALPLPAQMLLMSGRVAEMGGSGLRYRLASLWPIYEENGPSTAFEEAGLKVVAENPDEVYSGIIKRGDQRFFKAIYADRAVSKACVDCHNGHLLSSKRDFKMGDVMGAIIISFPLPTEKKETP is encoded by the coding sequence ATGGGTTTACGGATATTGTCCATAGGAATCGTGCTTGGGGCAATGGTGTGCACGGGCGGTTGGGAGAGCGCACACGCCGCGGGAGAGGAGGAATCTGAAGTCCGGATGGCACCAGGGACTGAAGTGAATTTCTCTCCAGAGGTTGTGGCCGGGTATATCCATACGGTGATTGCCGCAGACAGAGCGCTCTATACGACACATGTAGTGGATCGCATGCAGGAGAATCGAATTGTCATTGCCGCAGAAGCCTGGAAGCAGCGGAAGGCGCTTCCGCTCCCCGCGCAAATGCTTTTGATGAGTGGACGAGTGGCCGAAATGGGGGGGTCCGGCCTGCGATATCGTCTGGCCAGTCTGTGGCCTATTTATGAGGAAAATGGGCCGAGCACCGCCTTTGAGGAGGCCGGATTAAAAGTCGTGGCCGAGAATCCCGATGAGGTCTATAGTGGAATTATCAAGAGAGGGGATCAACGGTTTTTCAAAGCCATTTATGCGGATCGGGCTGTTTCCAAAGCCTGTGTGGACTGCCACAACGGGCATTTGTTGAGTTCAAAGCGTGATTTTAAAATGGGCGATGTGATGGGTGCAATTATCATCTCGTTTCCGCTGCCTACAGAAAAAAAGGAAACTCCCTGA
- a CDS encoding carboxypeptidase-like regulatory domain-containing protein has protein sequence MKGRKVWKGIVGVGLLALFAQTAWSYDEITVTDGGTIQGKVTIRGDKPRPMAFNLVTIPDPVFCGTISTGTGWRIVEDFIIGPDQSLKDVVVFLKDIEKGKPFHMPKVRIESVDCEFIPFVNVLRDGDELTVVNMDPVEHDIQAYETARERGARVLFNRPLPMNPYHNVAGIFGKKHLPGEPMVEKIHLRKGRNVFVMQCGFHPYMFSWGLVLESPYYAITPEDGTFAITDVPPGNYMLTAWHPGMKEFVEQPITVTAQKATVANFQYEAPQGRRSTHEIEENPRFGLELLEEGLEIVPSIRRQIP, from the coding sequence ATGAAGGGCCGAAAAGTATGGAAAGGGATCGTAGGGGTTGGGCTTCTAGCGCTGTTCGCGCAAACCGCATGGTCCTACGATGAAATAACCGTGACTGATGGGGGAACCATTCAAGGGAAAGTGACCATTAGGGGCGATAAGCCAAGACCCATGGCCTTTAATCTGGTGACGATCCCCGATCCGGTGTTTTGTGGAACCATCTCTACGGGAACGGGTTGGCGCATTGTTGAGGATTTTATTATCGGGCCTGATCAAAGCCTTAAGGATGTGGTGGTGTTTCTCAAAGATATCGAAAAAGGGAAACCGTTTCACATGCCGAAGGTCAGGATCGAATCAGTCGACTGTGAATTTATTCCCTTTGTAAATGTCTTGCGCGATGGGGATGAACTGACCGTAGTCAACATGGATCCGGTCGAGCATGATATTCAGGCCTATGAAACGGCCAGAGAGCGAGGGGCCAGGGTCTTGTTCAATCGTCCCCTCCCGATGAATCCGTATCACAACGTGGCGGGAATATTCGGCAAGAAACACCTTCCCGGTGAACCCATGGTGGAAAAAATACATTTACGAAAAGGACGGAATGTGTTTGTCATGCAGTGCGGGTTCCATCCCTATATGTTTTCCTGGGGACTCGTGTTGGAGAGCCCCTATTATGCGATTACTCCCGAGGATGGAACCTTTGCAATTACCGACGTGCCTCCTGGAAATTATATGCTGACTGCCTGGCATCCCGGAATGAAGGAGTTTGTGGAACAACCCATCACGGTGACGGCTCAGAAGGCCACGGTGGCGAATTTTCAGTATGAGGCTCCCCAAGGCCGTCGTAGTACGCATGAAATAGAGGAGAATCCCCGGTTTGGATTGGAGTTATTGGAAGAAGGCCTGGAAATTGTACCTTCGATTAGACGCCAGATTCCCTAA
- a CDS encoding multicopper oxidase domain-containing protein produces MYHGKSRFLTASILLALMGGVAFWVTPAFVSAENASPPHAHQTGMPAQSPGWAEQLKGQTIVEDAIEGRAERAALVEQQHHRMMEQMQKDMEHKGADTGAFDSMSMIHQYGAGPANGLLASTPGVEPVSMKGGLCPKTAPVRSYDVSAIDVEISLNQWLDYYPGYMYALTENIDKIREEEAKNAEAREKEGHADPGAVKNGIQDQWIQPLVIRGNQGDCVKVTLRNQLEFGEEVSFHINGSDMVMSKTGQPATTTNPDTVAAEGQTIEMEWYIHPDTQEGGKQFHTYSNDRELTVMGLFGVFVVEPRGSNYYEPLGTGPATEATSGWQVMIDNGDGPDFREFVLIYHEVGDEAFRPVNKHGDFLPQRDPLTDAYRPGARALNYRSEPFGINNMHVQHEYFGFEDESMAYSSYTFGDAAPTIPRSYLGDPAKFRIVHGGSEVFHSHHPHGGSIRWQRSPRATQMPVWSTGQNGPVKYPVIRTKSDRVDVEVIGPSEALDLETECGSGLCQWLAGDFLFHCHVAHHYVAGMWGYWRVYNSLQEPGVQNDVMAPLRELPDRLGRIHKPVTSDQLVGKTVNWFGKQFKIVGKGKSDWKAEPAVVNIKDWVEMQLSNQGKPGHKDDEAGQMKAYDATVMDWVWDGSKAMSEKEPTLGENPKYRPEWQGYTAGERRAIWFEPSTGKVAWPWLTPHFGKRVPFSNDHNPAPWLEMIRLNPDGTRSVEPAKAGENGSWSLCPDRAGSQDYKVHFIKLPIELSAAEGKEPAIVDPNGLLYVVHEEEEEVRANNDKKFPLVVRANVYDCIDWTLTSEWLDDDITNFQSSKINTHFHFFQFDNQASDGVISGFSYEQSMRPFTQFEKKSDKGLPVPMNAKVTKAAKKGDKTLEVSNAKQYHVGIPILIGADNVKGQEVRRIVKINGNTLTFAQPLKNAHPVKDIVTVEYVRQRFWVDADVGSVFWHDHAFGGTTWPHGAVGTMIAEPFGSTWHDPKTGKRIRSGPVADIHAVERVGHDVAGSFRELMVHIMDTVPHTVNIVTAGNPPGQPVDVALEAGRTVSFIMPPNDKIKMTPMPFLNGGTHTTGGALNFRSEPFAQRLANNPEPSQIFSSVVHGDPSTAMVRAYLGDAIVFRLLDVTMNESNVFTLSGHTFWSERYAQEANRKHSLHIGIAERYDLVIPEAGGPRHQAGDYMFFNGRSSKFSEGSWGLIRVLDKPVSDLQPLPNKAYGKEGMPERLPVCPKEAPVKSFNVVALDHPGMSFNSNAPETIEVDFERKIELRNPEAKIYVLEDEVQKVGSDVQPMPLTLRANVGDCLQVKLTNKLKEGRASFSAFGLAFDPKDSQGLNLGNNPGDQTVAPGESRMYTYYADPFNGETQTLVWDWGNVSMNPRNGLYGGIIIGPKGSQYRDPKTGEDISLKSSWNADVIVDRTIQGNENRVSYRDVALYFQDEDNIIGTSFMPYVQNVAGLTGVNYRAEPYLHREEAGCSLGRMFQPCQVDEPQDPATPLIEAHAGDKVRIHVFGASSEQNGMFTVEKHEWPIEPFLPGADMISTVEFSGSEGLDVFLPSAGGKWSLAGDYVWSNGRLPYSQSGQWGYLRVLPNTDQRIQPLDGSAMSSKQATLDEPSGEPRIISTVTK; encoded by the coding sequence ATGTATCACGGCAAGAGTAGATTTTTAACTGCGTCTATATTGTTGGCGCTGATGGGGGGGGTAGCCTTCTGGGTTACCCCAGCCTTTGTCAGTGCTGAAAATGCATCTCCCCCCCACGCCCATCAGACGGGGATGCCGGCGCAATCTCCTGGTTGGGCCGAACAGCTCAAGGGCCAGACGATTGTGGAAGATGCCATAGAAGGGCGGGCCGAACGGGCGGCCCTGGTCGAGCAGCAGCATCACCGCATGATGGAGCAAATGCAGAAGGATATGGAGCATAAAGGTGCCGATACGGGTGCCTTTGATTCCATGTCGATGATTCACCAATATGGAGCGGGGCCGGCGAATGGCCTCCTGGCAAGTACTCCAGGTGTGGAGCCGGTGTCCATGAAAGGAGGGTTATGTCCCAAGACAGCGCCCGTCCGAAGTTACGATGTGTCAGCCATTGATGTGGAAATCAGCCTGAATCAATGGCTGGATTATTATCCCGGGTACATGTATGCCTTGACTGAAAATATTGACAAGATTCGTGAGGAGGAAGCCAAAAATGCCGAGGCTCGTGAGAAGGAAGGGCATGCCGATCCGGGGGCTGTGAAAAACGGCATTCAGGATCAGTGGATACAACCATTGGTGATTCGCGGCAATCAAGGAGATTGCGTCAAGGTTACGTTGCGTAACCAATTGGAATTCGGCGAAGAAGTCAGTTTCCATATCAATGGGTCTGACATGGTGATGAGCAAGACCGGCCAGCCGGCGACGACGACCAATCCAGACACGGTAGCGGCTGAAGGCCAGACCATTGAGATGGAATGGTACATCCATCCCGACACGCAGGAAGGTGGGAAACAATTTCATACCTACAGCAATGACCGGGAACTGACGGTTATGGGACTCTTCGGCGTCTTCGTTGTGGAGCCCCGCGGATCGAATTATTACGAGCCCTTGGGTACGGGGCCGGCCACGGAAGCCACGAGTGGCTGGCAGGTGATGATTGATAATGGGGATGGTCCAGACTTTCGGGAATTTGTCTTGATTTATCATGAAGTCGGGGATGAAGCGTTTCGTCCCGTAAATAAGCATGGAGACTTTCTCCCTCAACGGGATCCACTCACCGATGCCTATCGTCCGGGTGCCCGGGCTCTCAATTATCGGAGTGAGCCGTTCGGTATCAACAATATGCACGTGCAACATGAATATTTTGGATTTGAGGATGAGTCAATGGCGTATAGTTCCTATACCTTTGGTGATGCCGCCCCAACGATTCCCCGAAGTTATTTAGGTGACCCGGCTAAATTCCGTATTGTCCATGGTGGATCGGAAGTTTTCCATTCGCATCATCCTCACGGCGGGTCGATTCGGTGGCAACGAAGTCCACGTGCGACGCAGATGCCGGTCTGGAGTACGGGGCAAAACGGCCCTGTGAAATATCCGGTGATTCGGACGAAGTCGGACCGGGTCGATGTGGAAGTGATTGGGCCATCTGAGGCGTTAGATCTGGAGACCGAATGCGGCTCGGGGCTTTGCCAATGGTTGGCGGGAGATTTTCTCTTTCACTGTCATGTGGCGCATCACTATGTGGCCGGTATGTGGGGCTACTGGCGTGTGTATAACAGCCTGCAAGAGCCAGGTGTGCAAAATGACGTCATGGCGCCTTTGCGGGAATTACCGGACCGGTTAGGCCGAATTCACAAGCCTGTGACTTCCGATCAACTAGTGGGCAAGACCGTCAATTGGTTTGGCAAGCAATTCAAAATTGTGGGTAAAGGCAAAAGTGATTGGAAAGCCGAGCCCGCCGTCGTCAATATCAAAGACTGGGTGGAAATGCAGCTCAGCAATCAAGGCAAGCCTGGCCATAAAGATGACGAGGCCGGTCAAATGAAGGCCTATGATGCGACCGTCATGGATTGGGTCTGGGATGGTTCGAAGGCCATGAGCGAGAAAGAACCGACGCTTGGGGAAAATCCCAAATATCGGCCCGAGTGGCAGGGATATACAGCCGGTGAACGGCGTGCCATTTGGTTTGAACCGTCAACCGGAAAAGTGGCGTGGCCGTGGCTCACGCCACATTTCGGAAAACGGGTACCGTTTTCCAATGATCATAATCCGGCTCCATGGTTGGAAATGATCCGGTTGAATCCGGATGGAACACGGTCGGTCGAACCGGCCAAGGCCGGCGAAAATGGCTCATGGAGTCTGTGTCCGGATCGAGCCGGATCACAGGATTACAAGGTGCATTTTATTAAGTTGCCGATAGAATTGTCGGCTGCCGAAGGAAAAGAGCCGGCGATTGTCGACCCCAATGGGCTTCTCTATGTTGTGCATGAAGAAGAGGAAGAGGTGCGAGCCAACAACGACAAAAAATTCCCGTTAGTGGTTCGGGCGAATGTCTATGATTGCATCGATTGGACGCTGACCAGTGAATGGTTGGATGACGATATCACGAATTTCCAGTCGTCCAAGATCAACACCCATTTCCATTTCTTCCAGTTCGATAATCAGGCATCCGATGGGGTGATTTCAGGATTTTCGTATGAACAGTCTATGCGACCGTTTACCCAATTCGAGAAAAAGTCGGATAAAGGGTTACCGGTGCCGATGAATGCGAAGGTGACGAAGGCCGCCAAGAAAGGTGACAAAACCTTGGAGGTTTCGAATGCCAAACAATATCACGTGGGCATTCCCATATTGATTGGGGCGGATAATGTCAAAGGCCAGGAGGTGCGACGGATTGTCAAAATTAATGGTAATACGTTGACCTTTGCCCAGCCCTTGAAGAATGCGCATCCCGTCAAGGACATTGTCACCGTGGAATATGTGCGGCAGCGGTTCTGGGTGGATGCGGATGTCGGGAGTGTGTTCTGGCATGACCATGCCTTTGGTGGTACGACGTGGCCACATGGGGCGGTCGGAACCATGATTGCCGAACCCTTCGGCTCCACGTGGCACGATCCGAAGACCGGGAAGCGGATTCGTTCGGGTCCGGTCGCCGATATTCATGCGGTCGAGCGTGTGGGACATGATGTGGCCGGCAGCTTCCGTGAATTAATGGTGCATATCATGGATACCGTGCCGCACACGGTGAACATCGTGACCGCGGGCAATCCTCCGGGGCAACCGGTGGATGTGGCGTTGGAAGCGGGTCGGACAGTGTCGTTCATCATGCCGCCGAACGACAAAATTAAAATGACGCCTATGCCATTCCTGAATGGCGGTACGCATACCACCGGGGGAGCGTTGAATTTCCGGTCCGAGCCGTTTGCACAACGATTGGCCAATAACCCGGAGCCGTCGCAAATATTCAGCAGTGTGGTGCATGGTGATCCGAGTACGGCTATGGTCAGGGCTTACCTTGGCGATGCCATTGTGTTCCGGCTGTTGGATGTGACAATGAATGAAAGTAATGTGTTCACATTGTCCGGCCATACGTTCTGGTCAGAACGCTATGCGCAGGAAGCCAATCGCAAACATTCGCTGCATATCGGTATTGCCGAACGGTATGACCTGGTCATTCCGGAAGCGGGTGGCCCGCGTCATCAAGCCGGCGATTATATGTTCTTTAATGGCCGGAGCTCGAAGTTTTCGGAAGGCTCCTGGGGGCTGATTCGGGTCTTAGATAAGCCGGTGAGTGATCTGCAGCCCTTGCCGAATAAAGCCTATGGCAAAGAAGGCATGCCGGAGCGATTGCCGGTTTGTCCGAAAGAGGCTCCGGTGAAGAGCTTCAATGTCGTGGCCCTGGACCATCCGGGGATGAGCTTTAATAGCAATGCTCCGGAAACGATTGAAGTGGACTTTGAACGCAAAATTGAATTGCGTAATCCTGAAGCCAAGATCTATGTCCTCGAAGATGAGGTGCAAAAGGTCGGAAGTGATGTGCAACCCATGCCGTTAACGTTACGGGCGAACGTGGGTGACTGCCTCCAAGTCAAATTGACGAATAAGCTCAAAGAAGGGCGAGCGTCGTTCTCGGCCTTCGGACTGGCTTTCGATCCCAAAGATTCCCAAGGCCTCAATTTGGGGAACAATCCCGGAGACCAAACTGTGGCGCCCGGTGAATCCCGGATGTACACCTATTATGCGGATCCCTTCAATGGCGAAACGCAAACCTTGGTGTGGGATTGGGGAAATGTGTCCATGAATCCCCGCAACGGTTTGTACGGGGGAATCATTATCGGTCCCAAGGGATCACAGTACCGTGATCCCAAAACGGGGGAAGATATTTCCCTGAAAAGTAGTTGGAATGCCGATGTGATTGTGGATCGGACTATTCAGGGCAATGAGAACCGGGTGAGCTACCGGGATGTTGCCTTGTATTTCCAGGACGAGGATAACATCATCGGAACCAGTTTCATGCCCTATGTGCAAAATGTGGCAGGGCTGACCGGCGTCAACTATCGCGCCGAACCCTATCTCCATCGGGAAGAAGCCGGTTGTTCATTGGGCCGTATGTTCCAACCGTGTCAGGTTGACGAGCCGCAGGATCCTGCGACACCGTTGATTGAAGCCCATGCGGGCGACAAAGTACGGATTCACGTCTTTGGCGCCAGCAGTGAGCAGAACGGGATGTTCACGGTGGAGAAGCATGAATGGCCGATCGAACCCTTTCTGCCTGGCGCGGATATGATCAGCACCGTGGAGTTCTCGGGTTCGGAAGGTTTGGATGTCTTCCTGCCCTCGGCTGGAGGCAAATGGTCCCTGGCCGGAGATTACGTGTGGAGCAATGGCCGGTTACCCTATTCCCAATCGGGGCAATGGGGATATCTCCGGGTGTTGCCGAACACGGATCAACGGATTCAGCCATTAGATGGTTCGGCCATGTCTTCCAAACAGGCAACTCTTGATGAACCCAGTGGCGAGCCGCGAATCATTTCTACCGTCACGAAATAA
- a CDS encoding ABC transporter permease, giving the protein MRLWLPLSIIAAWAFLAIFNFIFSLTPDAIDLTKILSPPSLEHWLGHDELGRPVADRLISGAHTSFFVSLCVVALGVSLGSLLGVSSAYLSGWVDAGFVRIVDVMLAFPGLLLAIALAGALGPGIGNVILALGIVGWVGYARLARGQVLALKHADHVLAAQAIGAPPWRIILRHLLPLIMAPLIVEASFGIAGAIIAEAGLSFLGLGVQPPAASWGSMIRDGTRYMLVAPHLVVFPGLALMAVVLAANMLGDWLRDRLDVKEQTSQGLS; this is encoded by the coding sequence ATGCGTCTTTGGCTGCCACTCTCCATCATCGCCGCATGGGCCTTTCTGGCCATCTTCAATTTCATCTTTTCCTTAACCCCTGATGCGATTGATCTCACCAAAATTCTTTCCCCGCCAAGCCTGGAACACTGGTTGGGGCATGATGAATTAGGTCGACCGGTTGCCGACCGTCTCATCAGCGGCGCACACACGTCGTTTTTTGTTTCGCTGTGCGTGGTCGCCCTGGGGGTGAGTCTAGGAAGCCTTCTCGGCGTCTCCAGTGCCTATCTCAGCGGGTGGGTCGATGCAGGCTTTGTGCGAATTGTGGATGTCATGCTCGCCTTTCCTGGACTACTGCTTGCTATCGCCCTCGCCGGGGCCTTGGGACCGGGAATCGGCAATGTGATTCTGGCGTTGGGAATCGTGGGATGGGTGGGATACGCCAGACTGGCGAGAGGACAGGTTCTCGCCCTCAAGCACGCCGATCACGTGCTGGCTGCCCAAGCCATCGGCGCACCGCCTTGGCGTATTATTCTCCGGCACCTTCTGCCGTTAATCATGGCTCCGCTTATTGTTGAAGCCAGCTTTGGTATTGCCGGCGCCATCATAGCCGAAGCCGGCCTCTCCTTTTTGGGACTGGGGGTTCAACCTCCTGCCGCGTCATGGGGAAGCATGATTCGCGACGGAACCCGCTACATGTTGGTAGCTCCCCACCTGGTCGTCTTTCCGGGCTTGGCTCTTATGGCGGTCGTTCTCGCGGCCAACATGCTGGGAGATTGGTTAAGAGATCGGTTGGATGTGAAAGAACAGACTTCCCAAGGACTATCATGA
- a CDS encoding ABC transporter permease: MTHFLVTRILSAMLALLGVICLVFLLIHLIPGDPVEVMLGESAQPADKETLRHALGLDLPLHQQWWMYFKGLLHLDLGTSLFSGRAIVDLLIERIPATLYLSLVSLIVAIGLALPLGLVAAVRQHTPLDYGAMGFALFGMSIPNFWMGPVLILVGALWLGWFPVSGREGWNAVVLPALTLGTAMAAILARMIRSSVLEVLGEDFMRTARAKGLSSTRAVLRHALPNAFLPILTLLGLQLGGLLGGAVITETVFAWPGLGLLMIEAIQQRDYPVVQAAVLCISMTYIVVNLLTDLLYAWLDPRIQFTTD, from the coding sequence ATGACCCATTTCCTGGTGACAAGAATTTTGAGCGCGATGCTCGCCCTCCTGGGAGTGATTTGCCTGGTGTTTCTGTTGATTCACCTTATTCCAGGCGACCCCGTGGAAGTGATGCTGGGTGAATCAGCTCAACCGGCAGACAAAGAAACCCTTCGCCATGCCTTAGGCTTGGACCTCCCCCTCCATCAACAGTGGTGGATGTATTTCAAGGGGCTTTTACATCTGGATTTGGGCACATCCCTTTTTTCGGGTCGGGCGATTGTGGATCTGCTCATTGAACGCATTCCCGCCACCCTCTATCTCAGCCTCGTCTCCCTGATTGTGGCAATCGGGTTGGCGCTTCCTCTTGGCCTCGTCGCGGCCGTCCGCCAACACACACCTCTGGATTATGGCGCCATGGGGTTTGCGTTGTTTGGAATGTCGATTCCCAATTTCTGGATGGGTCCTGTACTCATTTTAGTCGGCGCGCTCTGGCTTGGCTGGTTTCCCGTGAGTGGTCGGGAAGGTTGGAACGCCGTCGTGCTGCCTGCCCTCACGCTCGGTACAGCCATGGCGGCCATCCTGGCCAGAATGATTCGGAGCAGCGTCCTTGAGGTATTGGGGGAGGACTTCATGCGGACCGCCCGCGCCAAAGGTCTCTCCTCAACCCGGGCGGTCTTGCGTCATGCACTGCCCAATGCCTTCTTACCCATCTTAACACTTTTGGGCCTGCAGCTCGGAGGCTTGCTTGGTGGAGCGGTGATCACTGAAACGGTTTTTGCCTGGCCGGGATTAGGACTGCTGATGATTGAAGCCATTCAACAGCGCGATTATCCGGTCGTGCAAGCGGCAGTGCTGTGTATCAGCATGACCTATATCGTGGTGAATCTGCTCACGGATCTGCTATATGCCTGGCTGGACCCTCGCATTCAATTCACCACTGATTAA